Proteins found in one Sporosarcina sp. FSL K6-3457 genomic segment:
- a CDS encoding malate:quinone oxidoreductase — protein MSNSEKKTDVILIGAGIMSATLGTMLKELVPEWNIKVFEKLAGAGEESSNEWNNAGTGHAALCELNYTSEKPDGSVDISKAININEQFQVSMQFWSYLVNRQLIHNPQDFIMSLPHMSMVQGEENITFLKKRFEAMSNNPLFEGMEFSKDPEKLMEWIPLIMQGRPANEAIAATKIDSGTDVNFGALTRMLFDHLKTKNVDMNYKHSVDGIKRTDDGSWEVKVKNVDSGAVEKHTAKFVFIGGGGGSLHLLQKTGIPESKHIGGFPVSGIFMVCNNPEVVEKHHAKVYGKAAVGAPPMSVPHLDTRFIDNKKSLLFGPFAGFSPKFLKTGSMLDLITSVKPNNVLTMLAAGAKEMSLTKYLIQQVMLSKEQRMKELREFIPNAKIDEWDFVVAGQRVQVIKDTEAGGKGTLQFGTEVVTAEDGSVAALLGASPGASTAVHVMFEVIKKCFPQHMTEWEPKLKEMVPSYGLSLMDNPELLREVHASTAKVLGLSEDLPESSSSVEIEVEEV, from the coding sequence ATGAGCAACAGCGAAAAGAAAACAGACGTTATCTTAATTGGTGCCGGAATCATGAGTGCAACTTTAGGGACAATGCTGAAAGAATTGGTACCGGAATGGAACATTAAAGTGTTTGAGAAGCTTGCAGGCGCAGGCGAAGAAAGCTCTAACGAATGGAACAATGCGGGAACGGGGCATGCGGCACTGTGTGAGCTTAACTATACTAGTGAAAAACCAGATGGATCTGTAGATATTAGCAAAGCGATAAACATAAATGAACAGTTTCAGGTTTCCATGCAGTTTTGGTCGTATCTTGTAAACCGTCAGCTGATACATAATCCACAGGACTTTATCATGTCATTGCCTCATATGAGTATGGTACAAGGGGAAGAAAATATAACGTTTTTAAAGAAACGTTTTGAAGCAATGTCAAACAACCCTTTATTTGAGGGGATGGAGTTTTCCAAAGACCCGGAAAAGCTGATGGAATGGATTCCACTTATTATGCAAGGTCGTCCAGCGAATGAAGCGATAGCGGCAACCAAAATCGATTCTGGAACAGATGTTAACTTTGGTGCTTTAACGCGTATGTTATTTGATCACCTAAAGACTAAAAATGTTGATATGAATTACAAGCATAGTGTGGATGGTATAAAACGTACGGATGACGGTTCGTGGGAAGTGAAAGTGAAGAATGTCGATAGTGGTGCTGTAGAAAAACATACTGCGAAATTCGTCTTTATTGGAGGCGGAGGTGGAAGTCTACATTTACTGCAAAAAACCGGTATTCCTGAAAGTAAACATATCGGCGGATTCCCAGTGAGTGGGATATTTATGGTGTGTAATAATCCTGAAGTTGTGGAGAAGCATCATGCAAAAGTATATGGAAAAGCCGCGGTTGGTGCTCCACCAATGTCTGTTCCGCATTTGGATACACGGTTTATCGACAATAAAAAATCATTGCTATTCGGACCATTTGCCGGCTTCTCACCGAAATTTTTGAAAACGGGCTCCATGCTCGATTTAATCACTTCTGTCAAACCGAATAATGTCTTGACGATGTTAGCAGCTGGTGCAAAGGAAATGTCATTGACAAAGTACTTAATCCAGCAGGTGATGTTATCAAAGGAACAGCGTATGAAAGAGCTACGGGAGTTTATCCCGAATGCTAAAATCGACGAGTGGGATTTTGTGGTAGCTGGTCAACGTGTGCAAGTAATTAAAGACACGGAGGCGGGCGGTAAAGGAACGCTTCAATTTGGTACGGAAGTAGTCACTGCCGAAGATGGTTCTGTTGCAGCGTTACTGGGTGCTTCTCCAGGGGCTTCGACTGCCGTTCACGTTATGTTTGAAGTCATTAAAAAATGCTTCCCACAACATATGACAGAGTGGGAACCGAAACTGAAGGAAATGGTACCTTCTTATGGTCTGTCACTCATGGACAACCCCGAGTTGTTACGAGAAGTTCATGCTTCAACGGCGAAGGTACTTGGTTTGAGTGAAGATTTACCCGAGTCTAGTAGTTCAGTGGAGATAGAAGTAGAAGAAGTGTAA
- a CDS encoding histidine kinase N-terminal 7TM domain-containing diguanylate cyclase, whose product MTSQLTAYITLVVTSGILNLYLCLYVFVRRHNYTNIANIFILYTSSITIYCFASALGLMAMTLEQIKFWTVILYIGLPFAPPLGLLFIMKYLGIKLTKKRYVALFIIPIVSLVMVATNDWHHFYYRVFEIDPILGAPYVHQEIGMWYMIYGAFIFSCMFVAFLLVLSRWRETAKVYRLQLFALMCSQLLPMLTAFLYLIGFTPPGIDPVPMVLWLSSLLYLWSINSSRMFMIMPVAKDTIFNSINDGVIVLDESYRLIEYNQVCVRMFPGLHKSMFGMDFDKVWFALVGDSFPSEFETAAFIWEMQVDVDDSKRIYQVRTSLLQHTHDRKGLLLIFTDITELKRLQVKLEQQAYYDELTQILNRRAFFQQTEQDFAAAKKTSSPLTVILIDIDFFKKVNDTYGHDVGDQMLRHVVKVCQTQLEEGILFARYGGEEFVLALNGSTALEGEALANQLRRHVEAQPLITAEGAISVTLSSGVAEATQETEETLHQLLNKADIALYAAKREGRNRVCVYTETQKVLYN is encoded by the coding sequence ATGACTTCACAATTGACGGCTTATATTACGCTTGTTGTTACATCAGGGATACTTAATTTATATTTATGCTTGTATGTATTTGTCAGGCGTCATAACTATACTAATATAGCTAATATTTTTATTCTGTATACTTCGTCCATCACGATTTATTGTTTTGCATCTGCTCTTGGACTAATGGCTATGACACTGGAGCAAATTAAGTTTTGGACAGTTATTCTATATATTGGCTTACCATTTGCTCCACCTCTTGGGCTGTTATTTATAATGAAGTATTTGGGAATTAAACTAACGAAAAAAAGGTATGTGGCTCTTTTTATAATTCCCATTGTTAGTTTAGTAATGGTTGCTACGAATGATTGGCATCATTTTTATTATAGAGTGTTTGAAATTGATCCGATTTTGGGGGCTCCCTACGTTCATCAGGAGATTGGCATGTGGTATATGATTTATGGTGCTTTCATATTTTCCTGCATGTTCGTAGCTTTTTTACTAGTACTTTCTCGTTGGAGAGAAACAGCTAAGGTTTATCGTCTGCAATTATTTGCGTTGATGTGTAGCCAACTACTTCCTATGCTAACAGCTTTTCTTTATTTAATCGGATTTACACCTCCAGGCATCGATCCAGTGCCTATGGTTTTATGGCTTTCTTCGCTGTTATATTTATGGTCTATTAACTCATCACGTATGTTTATGATTATGCCAGTTGCTAAAGACACGATATTTAATAGTATTAATGATGGTGTGATTGTGTTGGATGAATCTTATCGGTTAATTGAGTATAACCAGGTGTGTGTAAGAATGTTTCCCGGGTTACATAAATCGATGTTTGGCATGGATTTTGATAAGGTTTGGTTTGCACTAGTGGGAGACTCATTTCCTTCTGAATTCGAGACTGCTGCATTCATTTGGGAAATGCAAGTAGATGTCGATGATTCGAAGCGTATCTATCAGGTTCGAACGTCTTTATTGCAACATACTCATGATCGTAAAGGTCTATTACTTATTTTTACTGATATTACAGAGTTAAAAAGGCTGCAAGTGAAATTGGAGCAGCAAGCTTATTATGATGAGCTGACACAAATCTTAAATCGTCGGGCATTTTTTCAGCAAACTGAGCAAGACTTTGCCGCGGCAAAGAAGACCTCATCACCATTAACCGTTATTTTAATCGATATTGATTTTTTTAAAAAAGTGAATGATACTTATGGTCATGATGTTGGTGATCAAATGCTTAGGCATGTAGTGAAAGTTTGCCAAACGCAATTGGAAGAAGGCATCCTATTTGCTCGATATGGCGGTGAGGAATTCGTTCTCGCACTTAATGGAAGTACGGCACTTGAGGGTGAAGCGTTGGCTAATCAGCTGCGGAGGCATGTAGAAGCACAGCCCCTCATTACTGCTGAAGGAGCTATTTCCGTTACGTTAAGTAGTGGAGTGGCTGAGGCAACACAGGAGACAGAGGAAACACTACATCAGCTTTTGAATAAAGCTGATATAGCTTTATATGCCGCAAAACGAGAAGGACGTAACCGGGTATGTGTCTATACAGAGACACAAAAAGTGCTTTATAATTAG
- a CDS encoding VOC family protein, with protein MITKIGQIMLYVNNQDETVKFWTETVGFSVISEEDNGQGMRWIEIAPTKDSETTIILHNKELIAKMQPELNLQTPSLLLFSDNLDALYKDLSDKQVTVGELVTMPSGRVFNFADNEGNYFAVLEKK; from the coding sequence ATGATTACAAAAATTGGTCAAATTATGCTATATGTCAATAACCAGGACGAGACAGTGAAGTTTTGGACAGAGACAGTGGGATTTAGCGTTATTTCAGAAGAGGATAATGGCCAGGGCATGAGATGGATTGAGATTGCACCAACAAAGGATTCGGAAACGACAATTATCCTTCATAACAAAGAACTCATTGCAAAAATGCAACCGGAATTAAACCTTCAAACGCCTTCCTTGCTGCTGTTCTCGGATAACTTGGATGCATTGTACAAGGATTTATCGGATAAGCAGGTCACGGTCGGGGAGCTAGTCACGATGCCTTCAGGTAGAGTATTTAACTTTGCAGATAATGAAGGAAATTACTTTGCGGTTTTAGAGAAAAAGTAA
- a CDS encoding methylated-DNA--[protein]-cysteine S-methyltransferase, with protein sequence MHKLDYKSPIGVIEIVGSKEAVSSILFVERDGVVNVVGDETSKVVVDCFNQLDEYFKGERHVFTFPYHFEGTEFQKTVWDALTTIPYAETGSYKDIAVSINNEKAVRAVGTANGKNKLSIVIPCHRIIGADGKLTGYAGGLWRKEWLLEHERTFKKDN encoded by the coding sequence ATGCATAAATTAGATTACAAATCACCAATTGGTGTAATAGAAATAGTGGGTTCAAAGGAAGCTGTTAGTTCAATTCTGTTCGTTGAGCGAGACGGGGTCGTCAATGTGGTAGGGGACGAAACAAGCAAAGTTGTAGTAGATTGCTTTAATCAACTGGACGAATATTTTAAAGGTGAGCGTCATGTATTTACATTCCCTTATCACTTTGAAGGTACAGAATTTCAAAAAACGGTCTGGGACGCTTTGACAACAATTCCCTACGCTGAAACAGGGTCCTATAAAGATATTGCTGTTTCCATTAACAATGAAAAAGCTGTCAGAGCAGTGGGAACTGCCAATGGTAAAAATAAATTAAGTATCGTCATTCCTTGTCACCGCATTATCGGCGCAGACGGAAAGTTGACGGGTTATGCAGGTGGCTTGTGGAGGAAGGAATGGCTGCTTGAGCACGAGAGGACTTTTAAAAAGGATAATTGA
- a CDS encoding IS4 family transposase: MIDHNHDNNQLPKELRSVFSELEIFKHLRNAGIQKSVGFSSSYLFQIVFCLIFQHRNWFSLLESKKAERYPAKDAVYRFLNQSTFNWRRFLLAFSASTIQKVGHLTDQTRPKVFIIDDSSFDRNRSKKVELLARCFDHASPKMRFYKGFRMLTLGWSDGYTFMPVDFSLLSSKNSQINGIQADIDKRTSGYKRRVNALQTAPEQIPAMIQRALSSGIDASYVLMDSWFTMPPLIKGIVDQGIDVIGMVKATKQRYSVAGQLVDLKKLYHLAQPVQDKKSILRSIHCVMSNGTPIKIIFIQNRNKKSEWLAILSTDCTLSEQEIVRIYGMRWDIEVFFKTTKSLLKLQKEFQGRSYDSLISHTTIVFSRYIVLAWQNRCNTDERTLGGLFYELCDEVNELDWAVALQQLIELFQDVLKQTNSKLKKLVENQLQQWMAGLPSYIKAYLPISPCES; this comes from the coding sequence ATGATAGATCATAACCATGATAATAATCAACTACCTAAAGAACTTCGCTCTGTTTTCTCAGAGCTAGAGATTTTCAAACACTTGCGTAATGCCGGCATTCAAAAGTCAGTGGGTTTCAGCTCTTCATACCTATTTCAAATTGTCTTTTGTTTGATTTTCCAACATAGAAATTGGTTTTCTCTTTTAGAATCAAAGAAAGCGGAGCGCTATCCAGCTAAAGATGCCGTGTACCGATTCTTAAATCAATCCACGTTCAATTGGCGACGGTTTTTACTAGCTTTCAGTGCCTCTACGATTCAAAAAGTGGGACACCTCACGGACCAAACTCGTCCAAAGGTGTTTATTATTGATGACTCATCTTTTGATCGAAATCGCAGTAAAAAGGTAGAGCTTCTCGCTCGCTGTTTTGATCACGCCTCACCAAAAATGCGTTTTTACAAAGGTTTCCGAATGCTTACATTGGGCTGGTCAGATGGCTACACGTTTATGCCGGTTGATTTTTCTTTACTCAGCTCGAAAAACTCTCAAATAAATGGAATTCAAGCGGATATCGATAAGCGTACATCTGGCTATAAACGCCGTGTAAATGCGTTACAAACGGCTCCTGAACAAATTCCAGCTATGATTCAGCGTGCGCTTTCGAGTGGAATTGACGCAAGTTATGTCTTGATGGATTCTTGGTTTACAATGCCACCTCTTATCAAAGGAATTGTTGACCAAGGGATTGATGTCATCGGCATGGTAAAAGCAACGAAACAGCGCTATTCCGTGGCGGGTCAGCTGGTTGATTTAAAGAAGCTTTATCATCTAGCGCAGCCCGTTCAAGATAAAAAGAGCATCCTTCGTTCCATTCATTGTGTCATGTCGAACGGGACACCTATAAAAATTATATTCATTCAAAATCGAAATAAGAAAAGCGAATGGCTCGCCATTCTCAGTACCGACTGTACGCTTTCCGAACAAGAAATTGTGCGAATTTACGGCATGCGCTGGGATATTGAGGTGTTTTTTAAGACGACTAAATCTCTTTTGAAACTCCAAAAAGAGTTTCAAGGTCGTTCATATGATAGCTTGATTAGCCATACAACGATTGTATTTTCTCGCTATATCGTACTGGCTTGGCAAAACCGCTGCAACACCGATGAACGGACATTAGGTGGGCTTTTTTATGAATTATGTGATGAAGTCAATGAACTAGATTGGGCTGTGGCTTTACAGCAATTGATCGAGCTTTTTCAAGATGTCCTGAAACAGACCAATTCCAAACTCAAAAAGCTAGTCGAAAATCAACTACAGCAATGGATGGCTGGTTTACCTAGTTACATCAAGGCTTATTTGCCGATTTCGCCCTGCGAAAGTTGA
- a CDS encoding GNAT family N-acetyltransferase, giving the protein METIQLIGNDVLLRLMTKDDVEGIYASCQDKRIWTHMSQTLQTKEDVQAYVKQALVNREAGTEYPFVIVLRATNEIIGSTRFFDIATAHKSLELGHTWLHPSVWRTNINTECKYLLLSYCFEQLQYQRVQIKTGHQNTRSQKAIERIGATKEGILRNHMIRPNGEVRHTVMYSVVQEEWPEVKRHIEGLMKKYGK; this is encoded by the coding sequence ATGGAAACTATTCAATTAATCGGAAATGATGTACTGTTACGGCTCATGACTAAGGACGATGTAGAGGGCATATACGCGAGCTGCCAGGACAAACGCATTTGGACGCATATGTCGCAGACGTTGCAAACGAAAGAGGACGTACAGGCCTATGTTAAACAGGCACTCGTAAATCGAGAAGCAGGAACGGAATATCCTTTTGTTATCGTCCTTCGAGCAACAAATGAAATAATTGGTTCGACACGTTTTTTTGATATTGCCACTGCCCATAAAAGTTTGGAGCTCGGACACACCTGGCTACATCCATCCGTTTGGCGTACAAACATCAATACAGAATGCAAATATTTACTGCTATCTTACTGCTTTGAGCAACTACAATATCAACGGGTGCAAATTAAAACAGGACACCAAAATACCCGATCACAAAAAGCCATCGAGCGAATTGGCGCCACAAAAGAAGGGATTTTACGTAATCATATGATTCGACCGAATGGAGAGGTGCGGCATACAGTTATGTATAGTGTTGTACAAGAAGAATGGCCTGAAGTGAAACGGCATATTGAAGGGTTGATGAAAAAGTACGGGAAGTAG
- the pdxR gene encoding MocR-like pyridoxine biosynthesis transcription factor PdxR, which produces MELAFNGNDPYYLQIYKQIREKIIQHQLPLHTKLPSKRQLARDLGVSVHTVQEAYAQLVAEGYIDSKERSGYFVAAYDYEFLSQKVQPVQSVPSEVTDIEIDFHSGHVAKDAFPFKTWKRLLGRHIGDASFATSPWQGEWRLRQEIATYVQQSRGVFCTPQQVFISSGTQVQLQIICQFFHEVQSVAIEDPGFIRARAVFDRYHITYEAIPVDEFGVTIPSGPHQLLYTTPAHQFPLGMILPVQRRIELIQWAHQNNAYIIEDDYDGEFRYKGKPIPSLAELDQMERVIYFGTFSKTLIPSLRMSYFVLPMKLVEPFEQLFALQKSTVSRMDQLTLADFIGEGYWRRHLDKMRTIYRQKQKTIIKAIHHYLTPDYEVIGENSGLHIVIKLPADLTEKEAIALAKANHIGVYPVSNSYVNAKPDHLVLLGYGGLSHEEIDYGIQLLAEVWCGK; this is translated from the coding sequence GTGGAGCTAGCGTTCAATGGGAACGATCCATATTATCTTCAAATTTATAAACAAATTCGAGAAAAAATCATACAGCATCAGCTTCCTTTACATACAAAGTTACCATCCAAACGACAGCTTGCTAGAGATTTAGGTGTCAGTGTTCATACGGTTCAGGAAGCCTATGCTCAATTAGTGGCTGAAGGTTATATTGACAGTAAAGAGCGATCTGGTTACTTTGTTGCAGCTTATGACTATGAATTTCTCTCTCAGAAAGTGCAGCCAGTGCAAAGTGTGCCTTCTGAAGTGACTGACATTGAAATCGACTTCCATTCAGGCCATGTAGCGAAGGATGCTTTTCCTTTTAAAACGTGGAAAAGGTTACTAGGTCGGCATATAGGAGATGCCTCATTCGCTACAAGTCCTTGGCAGGGGGAATGGAGATTACGTCAAGAAATTGCTACATATGTTCAGCAATCCCGAGGTGTATTCTGTACACCACAACAAGTTTTTATCAGTAGCGGCACGCAAGTACAATTACAGATAATTTGTCAGTTTTTCCATGAAGTGCAGTCTGTTGCTATTGAAGATCCTGGGTTTATTCGTGCGAGAGCGGTTTTCGATCGGTACCATATTACTTACGAAGCGATTCCTGTTGATGAGTTCGGCGTGACAATTCCAAGTGGACCACATCAGTTACTCTACACAACGCCTGCGCATCAATTTCCACTTGGGATGATTTTACCGGTCCAAAGGAGGATTGAGTTAATTCAGTGGGCGCATCAAAACAATGCGTACATCATCGAGGATGATTATGACGGTGAATTTCGCTATAAGGGAAAGCCGATTCCGTCTCTTGCTGAGCTGGATCAAATGGAGCGTGTTATTTACTTTGGAACATTTTCAAAGACACTGATTCCTTCACTTCGTATGAGTTACTTTGTTTTGCCTATGAAGCTTGTGGAACCATTTGAGCAGCTATTTGCGCTTCAAAAATCAACAGTTTCTCGAATGGACCAACTTACCCTCGCGGATTTTATCGGAGAAGGGTATTGGAGGCGTCATCTCGATAAAATGAGGACGATTTATCGACAAAAGCAGAAGACAATTATCAAGGCTATTCATCATTATTTAACGCCTGATTATGAAGTGATTGGGGAGAACTCTGGTCTGCATATCGTGATAAAATTACCGGCAGATTTAACTGAAAAAGAAGCTATTGCATTGGCAAAAGCCAATCATATTGGTGTGTATCCAGTTTCAAATTCTTACGTCAATGCAAAACCTGACCATCTAGTGTTGCTCGGATATGGTGGGCTTTCACATGAGGAAATTGATTATGGTATTCAATTGCTTGCAGAGGTTTGGTGTGGAAAGTAG
- a CDS encoding DUF4183 domain-containing protein — MEKYKKRKRMAEMTKITICRSQTICWPTIKISSSCIGVPPIKPPVNPSEITIIPTVKRYFYVASANIDLTNGTTLPSTLFYNDDGSPTTEFMNFSPNGYADLYINAVIQEGGMYTVNTSNLTISPSNSIIYRGTPIILELLTFSASLYS, encoded by the coding sequence ATGGAGAAATATAAAAAACGGAAAAGGATGGCGGAAATGACTAAAATTACTATATGTAGGAGTCAGACCATCTGCTGGCCAACAATAAAAATTAGTTCTTCTTGCATTGGAGTTCCTCCGATAAAGCCACCAGTAAATCCTTCCGAAATTACTATTATACCAACTGTAAAAAGATATTTTTATGTTGCATCGGCCAATATAGATTTAACGAATGGAACTACACTTCCCTCAACTCTATTTTATAACGATGATGGAAGTCCGACAACGGAATTTATGAACTTCAGCCCAAATGGATATGCTGATTTATACATCAACGCAGTCATCCAGGAGGGGGGGATGTATACAGTGAATACTAGTAACTTAACGATTAGCCCATCTAATTCGATCATTTATAGGGGAACACCAATTATTCTTGAGTTGCTGACATTCTCAGCCAGCCTGTATTCTTAA
- a CDS encoding DUF4183 domain-containing protein, with amino-acid sequence MALSLINIHVNVSGSSTRFFNVLAAPLVVADATTVAASTFLDDSGTAATAFPVVTNGYYNLYINGVLQEGDSYTISATELTFNTVTGDLSAGTPLVVEAVELVTVT; translated from the coding sequence ATGGCGCTTTCACTTATTAATATTCACGTGAATGTTTCAGGTTCTTCGACACGATTTTTTAATGTATTGGCAGCACCCTTAGTTGTTGCAGATGCTACTACTGTCGCCGCGAGTACCTTTTTGGATGATAGCGGGACTGCAGCAACTGCTTTTCCAGTCGTTACGAATGGTTACTATAATCTCTATATAAACGGTGTGCTACAAGAGGGTGATTCGTATACCATTTCTGCCACGGAATTGACTTTTAATACGGTTACCGGCGATCTATCTGCTGGAACACCTTTGGTCGTAGAAGCCGTTGAGTTAGTGACAGTAACTTAA
- a CDS encoding bifunctional diguanylate cyclase/phosphodiesterase, protein MKIGISGKVVTAMLIVVLSTMLTIAFYSHSMTKDILIDQVERELAIKNDNVKNAVSSVFEQKGEAVRQLSSIPVIESFMKANEKRENVRSNKDYEWIQKALVSAKEKNEDLQMIWLAHTKNSYFIANHDYVSGPTYSIKERLWYQQASEMEGLSYSPLYLDYLTKELTISISHPVTIENERMGYLGVYIHLDALADLLEPFETDGQKLILVSNQGDILYDPEKMWSSFQEAQLEEKGLLQLEKDKTTYYASVRQLDELGWKIGVYVPEDVILKPLASYEKLIVMAWTITIIILLATLSFVLHYLLKDIPSIVRQINKIKHGNLSVEMGIKRKDEVGEIARAVEQMALQIKNQVDELDYQASHDSLTSLANRNSIEKVLQQWIDEVNVDEEMIVVTFLDLDQFKHVNDSKGHAYGDELLIEVGKRIDEMLPKNSFFGRFGGDEFVLIMRTKKDAVEYTYSSLQDIHESFSNPFPLFGQNIYITASMGISLYPADAETIGELLIAADTALYYAKEQGRNCIYFFNNDMKEQIEKELRLKDGLRQALLNEEFFLHYQPQLDINSGKMMGVEALIRWKHPELGMVSPAEFIPLAESTGQIIAIGDWVLDASLQMIKRVTEKEVDIQHVAVNVSSLQLREANFVDKVQKKLAYYNVEPSLLELEITESVIIDHQEETIQKLIELKKLGIQIALDDFGTGYSSLNYLRLMPIDRVKVDRSFIHRVEEDAIVQAILKTIITLGHSLAFQIVAEGVEEEAQLQILSDMNVDTIQGYYYSRPLDEEKLVEFS, encoded by the coding sequence GTGAAAATTGGAATTAGTGGCAAAGTCGTCACCGCAATGCTTATAGTTGTGTTGTCAACGATGTTGACAATTGCCTTTTACTCTCACTCCATGACAAAAGATATACTAATCGACCAAGTTGAACGAGAGCTCGCCATAAAAAATGACAATGTAAAAAATGCTGTTTCATCCGTGTTTGAACAAAAAGGTGAAGCCGTGCGACAACTGTCGTCTATTCCAGTCATCGAAAGCTTTATGAAGGCTAATGAAAAAAGAGAAAATGTTCGTTCTAATAAAGATTATGAATGGATTCAAAAGGCATTAGTGAGCGCAAAAGAAAAAAATGAAGACCTCCAGATGATTTGGCTCGCCCATACAAAGAATAGTTACTTCATTGCAAATCACGATTATGTTTCAGGTCCTACCTATTCCATCAAAGAACGTCTTTGGTATCAACAAGCTTCGGAAATGGAGGGACTTTCCTATTCTCCACTGTACCTGGACTATTTGACAAAAGAATTGACGATTAGTATCTCGCACCCGGTTACAATAGAAAATGAACGGATGGGTTATCTTGGTGTCTATATTCACTTAGATGCTCTAGCTGACTTGTTAGAACCATTCGAGACAGATGGACAAAAGTTAATTTTAGTTTCTAATCAAGGAGATATTTTATACGATCCTGAGAAGATGTGGTCAAGCTTTCAGGAGGCACAGCTAGAAGAAAAAGGACTATTACAACTTGAAAAAGATAAGACCACTTATTATGCTTCTGTTCGTCAGCTAGATGAGCTTGGCTGGAAAATAGGCGTCTATGTACCGGAAGACGTTATATTAAAACCTCTTGCCTCATATGAAAAATTGATTGTAATGGCTTGGACGATTACTATCATTATTTTGCTAGCAACACTTTCATTTGTTTTACACTATTTATTGAAAGATATTCCATCCATTGTTCGCCAGATTAATAAAATAAAGCACGGTAATCTTAGTGTTGAAATGGGTATAAAGCGGAAAGATGAAGTCGGTGAAATTGCACGAGCTGTCGAACAAATGGCGCTACAAATTAAAAACCAAGTGGATGAATTGGATTACCAAGCTAGCCATGATTCACTCACGAGTTTAGCCAATCGTAATTCAATCGAAAAAGTACTCCAACAATGGATTGATGAAGTAAATGTTGATGAAGAAATGATAGTAGTCACATTTCTCGATTTGGACCAGTTTAAACATGTGAATGATTCAAAGGGGCATGCATACGGAGATGAGTTGCTGATTGAAGTAGGGAAACGAATAGATGAAATGTTACCGAAGAATAGTTTTTTTGGACGATTCGGAGGAGATGAATTTGTGTTGATCATGCGGACTAAAAAAGATGCAGTAGAGTATACCTATTCATCTTTACAGGACATCCATGAATCATTCTCGAATCCGTTCCCATTATTTGGACAAAATATCTATATCACAGCTTCTATGGGCATCTCTCTGTATCCCGCTGATGCAGAAACGATAGGGGAATTACTAATAGCTGCCGATACGGCTCTCTATTACGCAAAAGAACAAGGTCGGAACTGTATCTACTTCTTTAACAACGACATGAAAGAACAAATTGAAAAGGAACTCAGATTAAAAGATGGTTTGAGGCAGGCATTGTTGAACGAAGAGTTTTTCCTTCATTATCAGCCACAGTTGGATATTAACAGTGGGAAGATGATGGGAGTCGAAGCACTTATTCGATGGAAGCATCCAGAATTAGGAATGGTTTCACCAGCGGAGTTCATTCCCTTAGCAGAAAGCACAGGTCAAATTATTGCCATTGGAGATTGGGTGCTAGATGCTAGTTTGCAGATGATCAAACGAGTCACGGAGAAGGAAGTCGACATCCAGCATGTGGCGGTGAATGTAAGCTCCCTTCAATTGCGCGAAGCTAATTTTGTCGATAAAGTTCAAAAGAAGCTGGCTTATTACAATGTGGAGCCATCATTACTTGAACTTGAAATAACGGAATCTGTTATTATCGATCACCAAGAAGAAACTATCCAAAAGTTAATAGAGCTAAAGAAGTTGGGTATCCAAATTGCATTGGATGATTTCGGTACAGGCTATTCTTCCTTAAATTACTTGCGTCTAATGCCTATTGACCGCGTCAAAGTAGATCGTTCCTTCATCCATCGGGTTGAAGAAGATGCCATCGTGCAGGCTATATTGAAAACAATTATTACATTAGGGCATAGTCTGGCATTCCAGATTGTTGCGGAAGGTGTGGAAGAAGAGGCGCAGCTACAGATTCTATCTGATATGAATGTCGATACGATTCAAGGCTATTACTATAGTAGGCCACTAGATGAAGAGAAGTTAGTAGAGTTTTCATAA